One Castanea sativa cultivar Marrone di Chiusa Pesio chromosome 4, ASM4071231v1 DNA window includes the following coding sequences:
- the LOC142630469 gene encoding phosphopantothenoylcysteine decarboxylase HAL3a-like isoform X2, whose amino-acid sequence MEFSESASSEREPTQVNAASRKPRILLAASGSVAAIKFGNLCHCFSEWAEVRAVATRASLHFIDRAALPKGVVLYTDEDEWSSWNKIGDSVLHIELRRWADIMVIAPLSANTLGKIAGGLCDNLLTCIVRAWDYNKPLFVAPAMNTFMWNNPFTERHLMSIDELGISLIPPVTKRLACGDYGNGAMAEPSLIYSTVRLFVESKIQQGGSSNIH is encoded by the exons ATGGAATTCTCAGAATCTGCAAGTTCAGAAAGGGAGCCAACACAAGTCAATGCTGCTTCCAGGAAGCCACGGATTCTACTTGCTGCTAGTGGAAGTGTAGCTGCCATAAAGTTTGGGAATCTTTGCCATTGTTTCTCAGAATGGGCAGAAGTAAGAGCAGTAGCCACAAGGGCATCTTTACATTTCATAGATAGGGCGGCACTTCCTAAGGGTGTAGTTCTTTATACTGATGAGGATGAATGGTCTAGTTGGAACAAAATTGGCGACAGTGTGCTTCATATTGAGCTGCGCCGATGGGCTGATATCATGGTTATTGCTCCATTATCAGCCAACACACTTGGCAAG ATTGCTGGGGGATTGTGTGACAATTTACTGACTTGCATTGTGCGAGCATGGGATTACAACAAGCCACTCTTTGTTGCACCTGCCATGAACACATTCATGTGGAACAATCCTTTCACAGAACGACATCTCATGTCAATTGACGAGCTTGGAATTTCTCTCATCCCACCCGTCACAAAGAGGCTGGCATGTGGGGATTATGGCAATGGTGCAATGGCTGAACCTTCTTTAATCTACTCAACAGTTAGGCTTTTTGTGGAGTCAAAGATTCAACAAGGTGGCAGCAGTAATATTCATTAA
- the LOC142630469 gene encoding phosphopantothenoylcysteine decarboxylase HAL3a-like isoform X1, whose amino-acid sequence MYSTRIICSSPCSRYPYNLTKFRCSIIDKVMEFSESASSEREPTQVNAASRKPRILLAASGSVAAIKFGNLCHCFSEWAEVRAVATRASLHFIDRAALPKGVVLYTDEDEWSSWNKIGDSVLHIELRRWADIMVIAPLSANTLGKIAGGLCDNLLTCIVRAWDYNKPLFVAPAMNTFMWNNPFTERHLMSIDELGISLIPPVTKRLACGDYGNGAMAEPSLIYSTVRLFVESKIQQGGSSNIH is encoded by the exons ATGTATTCAACCAGAATCATTTGCTCATCTCCATGCTCCAGATATCCATATAACCTTACCAAATTTAGATGCTCAATCATTGACAAG GTTATGGAATTCTCAGAATCTGCAAGTTCAGAAAGGGAGCCAACACAAGTCAATGCTGCTTCCAGGAAGCCACGGATTCTACTTGCTGCTAGTGGAAGTGTAGCTGCCATAAAGTTTGGGAATCTTTGCCATTGTTTCTCAGAATGGGCAGAAGTAAGAGCAGTAGCCACAAGGGCATCTTTACATTTCATAGATAGGGCGGCACTTCCTAAGGGTGTAGTTCTTTATACTGATGAGGATGAATGGTCTAGTTGGAACAAAATTGGCGACAGTGTGCTTCATATTGAGCTGCGCCGATGGGCTGATATCATGGTTATTGCTCCATTATCAGCCAACACACTTGGCAAG ATTGCTGGGGGATTGTGTGACAATTTACTGACTTGCATTGTGCGAGCATGGGATTACAACAAGCCACTCTTTGTTGCACCTGCCATGAACACATTCATGTGGAACAATCCTTTCACAGAACGACATCTCATGTCAATTGACGAGCTTGGAATTTCTCTCATCCCACCCGTCACAAAGAGGCTGGCATGTGGGGATTATGGCAATGGTGCAATGGCTGAACCTTCTTTAATCTACTCAACAGTTAGGCTTTTTGTGGAGTCAAAGATTCAACAAGGTGGCAGCAGTAATATTCATTAA